In the Thermoanaerobaculia bacterium genome, one interval contains:
- a CDS encoding glycosyltransferase family 2 protein — protein sequence MTALAGAAAAAALISLLLLGVNVLVFRPLGEAAPPLEWPSVSVVIPARDEERDLARTLEAHAESSYPRLEVIVVDDRSTDRTGEIARRFAERDARFRVVTGVEPPPGWLGKPHALHEGAGAASGEWLLFADADVVYGRDAIRRAVAAALRRSLALLCLLPRLETRGFWEGVVMPNIYALLYLGPGFVTQIDRVKAFAGGSGSGNLVERRGYEASGGHAAIRDAVIDDLGLAISMKRAGKRTRAFPAYDDVRVRMYRGFREAFDGFSKNVAYLGPPVPALILPLAMFVLAAAPWLVLALPASSLAKAFAAAAIAATLLGRVAVARVTRTPVWSALFHPLMIGVWTGIAMRSWYRRVVRRQVIWRGRTLAAPNEKREDSRGMP from the coding sequence ATGACGGCCCTGGCGGGCGCCGCCGCGGCGGCGGCCCTGATTTCGCTCCTCCTCCTCGGCGTGAACGTCCTCGTCTTTCGGCCGCTCGGCGAGGCCGCCCCCCCGCTCGAGTGGCCGAGCGTCTCGGTCGTCATCCCCGCCCGGGACGAGGAGCGCGACCTCGCGCGCACTCTCGAGGCCCACGCGGAGAGCTCGTATCCGCGCCTGGAAGTGATCGTCGTCGACGACCGGTCGACCGACCGTACGGGCGAGATCGCCCGCCGATTCGCGGAACGGGACGCCCGCTTCCGCGTCGTTACCGGCGTCGAGCCGCCGCCCGGCTGGCTCGGAAAGCCCCACGCCCTCCACGAAGGCGCGGGAGCCGCGTCGGGGGAGTGGCTGCTCTTCGCCGACGCGGACGTCGTCTACGGACGCGACGCGATTCGCCGCGCCGTGGCGGCCGCGCTCCGGCGGAGCCTCGCGCTCCTCTGTCTGCTGCCGCGCCTCGAGACGCGCGGCTTCTGGGAGGGCGTCGTCATGCCGAACATCTACGCGCTCCTCTATCTCGGCCCGGGATTCGTCACGCAGATCGACCGGGTGAAGGCGTTCGCCGGGGGGAGCGGCAGCGGAAATCTCGTCGAGAGGCGCGGCTACGAGGCTTCGGGCGGCCATGCGGCGATCCGGGACGCGGTCATCGACGATCTCGGCCTGGCGATCTCGATGAAGCGCGCCGGGAAGCGGACCCGGGCATTTCCGGCGTACGACGACGTGCGCGTGCGGATGTATCGCGGATTCCGGGAGGCGTTCGACGGGTTCTCGAAAAACGTGGCGTATCTCGGTCCGCCGGTTCCGGCGCTGATCCTTCCGCTCGCGATGTTCGTCCTGGCCGCCGCCCCGTGGCTGGTTCTCGCCTTGCCGGCGAGCTCCCTCGCGAAGGCGTTCGCGGCGGCGGCGATCGCGGCGACCCTTCTCGGCCGCGTCGCGGTGGCGCGCGTGACGCGAACGCCGGTCTGGAGCGCGCTCTTCCATCCCCTGATGATCGGCGTCTGGACCGGGATCGCGATGCGGTCGTGGTACCGGAGGGTCGTCCGCCGGCAGGTGATCTGGAGGGGAAGGACGCTGGCCGCTCCGAACGAGAAGCGCGAGGATTCGCGCGGGATGCCGTGA
- the galT gene encoding galactose-1-phosphate uridylyltransferase → MEKRVLRKPDGRDLILYSRRPIPEGIVATSPESAPSRPNPHLRWHPLRGEWVAYAQYRQDRTFMPKEGNPLAPTADPRKPTELPAGDYDIAVFQNLFPTLAETAHDPPLLPIPTRPARGVCEVVVFTRDPRTTLGSLPLDQIELLLEVWADRWRELGALDDVEYVFPFENRGAEVGVTLPHPHGQIYAYPFVPPIPARELALQAAFLAENGRGLLQTIVEEELGRGGRHVVYEGAHVVAFVPVFARYSYEVWIATRRAAPSLADLDAAERADFARALKTILLKYDGLWNRPFPYIASFHQAPTDGRPHPEAHVHLEFYPAYRRSDRLKYLAGSEMGAGVFTADTLPEEKAEELRRVLADVG, encoded by the coding sequence ATGGAGAAGAGGGTCCTCCGAAAACCCGACGGGCGCGACCTGATCCTCTACTCCCGGCGGCCGATCCCGGAGGGGATCGTCGCGACCAGCCCGGAATCCGCGCCATCCCGGCCCAACCCGCACCTGCGCTGGCACCCGCTCCGCGGGGAATGGGTCGCCTATGCCCAGTACCGGCAAGACCGGACGTTCATGCCGAAGGAGGGCAACCCGCTCGCGCCGACGGCCGATCCGCGGAAACCGACCGAGCTTCCCGCCGGCGACTACGACATCGCCGTCTTCCAGAACCTCTTTCCGACGCTCGCCGAGACCGCCCACGATCCGCCGCTCCTGCCGATCCCGACGCGGCCCGCGCGCGGCGTGTGCGAGGTCGTCGTCTTCACGCGCGATCCCCGGACCACGCTCGGGTCGCTTCCCCTCGATCAGATCGAGCTCCTCCTCGAAGTCTGGGCGGACCGCTGGCGCGAGCTCGGAGCGCTCGACGACGTCGAATACGTGTTTCCTTTCGAGAACCGCGGAGCCGAGGTCGGGGTCACCCTGCCGCATCCGCACGGCCAGATCTACGCGTATCCGTTCGTGCCGCCGATCCCCGCGCGCGAGCTCGCGCTCCAGGCGGCGTTCCTCGCCGAGAACGGGCGCGGGCTGCTCCAGACGATCGTCGAGGAAGAGCTCGGACGCGGAGGCCGGCACGTGGTGTACGAGGGGGCGCACGTGGTCGCGTTCGTCCCCGTCTTCGCGCGCTACTCGTACGAGGTCTGGATCGCGACCCGTCGGGCGGCGCCCTCGCTCGCCGACCTCGACGCCGCCGAGCGCGCCGATTTCGCCCGCGCGCTGAAGACGATCCTCCTGAAGTACGACGGCCTGTGGAACCGCCCCTTCCCGTACATCGCCTCCTTCCATCAGGCGCCGACCGACGGCCGCCCGCATCCCGAGGCCCACGTGCACCTCGAGTTCTATCCCGCCTACCGGCGGAGCGACCGGCTGAAATACCTCGCGGGAAGCGAGATGGGCGCCGGCGTCTTCACCGCCGACACGCTCCCCGAGGAGAAGGCGGAGGAGCTCCGGCGCGTCCTGGCCGATGTCGGCTGA
- the purB gene encoding adenylosuccinate lyase, with amino-acid sequence MSDPNVYDDPLTGRYASAEMSRIFSPASKFGAWRRLWIWLAEEEKKLGLPVTDEAIAQMHRHVETIDFEAAAKFERETRHDVMAHVKTYGLAAPAAAGIIHWGATSAYVSDNGDLLQMREALALLERRIASFLRRLGDFAKEHRSLACLAYTHFQTAQPTTVGKRACLWAQDFLWDLQEVRRVRENLRFLGAKGATGTQASFLALFDGDGEKVEKLDSAVTERAGFAKRQTVSGQTYSRKQDAFVLAALSGFAQSAHKCATDLRLLQHEGEIAEPFGKAQIGSSAMPYKRNPMRAERVCAIARHVIALSLDPAFTAATQWLERTLDDSANKRLSIPPAFLCADAIALILDEIFDGIEVREHVIGEHLDAELPFLAMENVLMEAVKRGRDRQAVHETLRLLAMSWREAKERTGRTDLSGWLQPTADETGLTLAEVDAAARRNLTGRAAEQVDGFLEELDAALKGVEAAAPEGLRV; translated from the coding sequence ATGAGCGATCCGAACGTCTACGACGATCCGCTGACCGGGCGCTACGCGTCGGCCGAGATGTCGCGGATCTTCTCCCCCGCTTCCAAGTTCGGCGCGTGGCGGCGGCTCTGGATCTGGCTCGCCGAGGAGGAGAAAAAACTCGGGCTCCCGGTCACGGACGAAGCAATCGCGCAGATGCACCGGCATGTGGAGACGATCGACTTCGAGGCGGCCGCGAAATTCGAGCGCGAGACGCGCCACGACGTGATGGCGCACGTGAAGACCTACGGTCTCGCGGCGCCCGCCGCGGCCGGGATCATCCACTGGGGCGCGACGTCCGCGTACGTTTCCGACAACGGCGATCTCCTCCAGATGCGCGAGGCGCTGGCTCTCCTCGAGCGGCGGATCGCCTCGTTCCTCCGCCGGCTGGGCGACTTCGCGAAGGAGCACCGCTCTCTCGCCTGCCTCGCGTACACGCATTTCCAGACGGCGCAGCCCACGACCGTCGGCAAGCGCGCGTGCCTGTGGGCGCAGGATTTCCTCTGGGACCTGCAGGAGGTCCGGCGCGTGCGCGAGAACCTGCGGTTCCTCGGAGCGAAAGGAGCGACCGGGACGCAGGCTTCGTTCCTCGCCCTCTTCGACGGCGACGGCGAGAAGGTCGAGAAGCTCGATAGCGCCGTCACGGAACGCGCCGGTTTCGCGAAACGGCAGACCGTCTCCGGCCAGACCTACTCGCGCAAGCAGGACGCCTTCGTGCTCGCCGCGCTCTCCGGTTTCGCGCAATCCGCCCACAAGTGCGCCACGGACCTCCGGCTCCTGCAGCACGAGGGGGAAATCGCGGAGCCGTTCGGAAAGGCGCAGATCGGCTCCTCCGCGATGCCGTACAAGCGCAACCCGATGCGCGCCGAGCGCGTCTGCGCGATCGCGCGGCACGTCATCGCCCTCTCGCTCGATCCGGCCTTCACGGCGGCCACCCAGTGGCTCGAACGCACGCTCGACGATTCGGCGAACAAACGGCTGTCGATCCCCCCGGCGTTCCTCTGCGCCGACGCGATCGCCCTCATCCTCGACGAGATCTTCGACGGGATCGAGGTGCGGGAACACGTCATTGGCGAGCACCTCGATGCGGAACTCCCCTTTCTCGCGATGGAAAACGTGCTGATGGAAGCCGTCAAGCGCGGGCGTGACCGTCAGGCCGTGCACGAGACATTGAGATTGCTGGCCATGTCGTGGCGTGAGGCGAAGGAAAGAACGGGCCGGACGGACCTCAGCGGCTGGCTGCAGCCGACGGCCGATGAGACGGGTCTCACGCTCGCCGAAGTCGACGCCGCCGCCCGACGCAACCTCACGGGCCGCGCCGCGGAGCAGGTCGACGGGTTCCTCGAAGAGCTGGACGCGGCGCTCAAGGGCGTCGAGGCCGCCGCACCCGAGGGGCTCCGGGTCTGA
- a CDS encoding 50S ribosomal protein L11 methyltransferase, with amino-acid sequence MHASTRGILLWLDGADLAGRRVLDVGCGSAILAIAAERRGASAAVAFDLDADAVFEARRNLERNGARRVRLYAGELAALAGRFDVVLANMIWEESSPLVPSMAALLPPGGRVVLSGILDEREGDARRGIDAAGLELESVESEDEWRTAVAVKR; translated from the coding sequence TTGCACGCGTCGACGCGGGGGATCCTTCTCTGGCTCGACGGGGCGGACCTCGCGGGCCGGCGCGTGCTCGACGTCGGGTGCGGCAGCGCGATCCTCGCGATCGCCGCCGAGCGGCGCGGCGCGTCGGCGGCCGTCGCCTTCGATCTCGACGCCGACGCGGTGTTCGAGGCGCGCCGCAATCTCGAGCGCAACGGCGCGCGGCGCGTGCGGCTCTACGCGGGCGAGCTCGCGGCGCTCGCGGGCAGGTTCGACGTCGTGCTCGCCAACATGATCTGGGAGGAGTCGTCGCCCCTCGTGCCGTCGATGGCGGCCCTCCTCCCGCCCGGAGGCCGCGTCGTGCTCTCGGGGATCCTCGACGAGCGGGAAGGAGACGCCCGGCGCGGGATCGACGCGGCTGGGCTCGAGCTCGAGTCCGTCGAATCCGAGGACGAATGGCGAACCGCCGTTGCGGTGAAGCGATGA
- a CDS encoding phosphopentomutase, translated as MPSVSRRRRAVVLVCDGLGVGAAPDAGRYGDEGSDTLGHVLDASRVELPALTAMGLLRSGRRGGDAPDSAWGRMREVSAGKDSTTGHWEMMGLATREPFPLYPEGFPSDVLDPIEREIGVRFLGNVPASGTEIIRELGPEHLATKRPILYTSGDSVFQIAAHESVIPPGELWEMCAVARRHLVPPHGVGRVIARPFAGEPGAFVRTASRRDFSAAPPAPTFLDRAVAAGLRTYGVGKIVDLFAGRGLSGFAYSASDADGVVRTAGRMEAGEDDFIFANLVDFDSKYGHRSDPAGFAGNLRALDRAIPALREALRPGDLLFLTADHGCDPSDASTDHTREEVPFLVAGPAVRSGAELGTRTTFADLAATLEEWFGIPPGPEGTSALADIVR; from the coding sequence GTGCCTAGCGTCTCGCGCCGCCGCCGCGCGGTCGTGCTCGTCTGCGACGGCCTCGGGGTCGGCGCCGCTCCCGACGCCGGCCGGTACGGGGACGAGGGAAGCGACACGCTCGGGCACGTTCTGGACGCGTCGCGGGTGGAGCTGCCGGCGCTGACGGCCATGGGTCTCCTCCGATCCGGGAGGCGCGGCGGAGATGCGCCGGACTCGGCGTGGGGCCGGATGCGCGAAGTCTCGGCCGGGAAGGATTCGACCACCGGCCACTGGGAGATGATGGGCCTCGCGACGCGGGAGCCGTTCCCGCTCTATCCGGAGGGATTCCCGAGCGACGTGCTCGATCCGATCGAGCGGGAGATCGGCGTCCGGTTCCTGGGCAACGTCCCGGCGTCGGGGACGGAGATCATTCGCGAGCTCGGGCCGGAGCATCTCGCGACGAAGCGGCCGATCCTCTACACGTCCGGAGACTCGGTCTTCCAGATCGCGGCGCACGAGTCGGTCATCCCGCCCGGGGAGCTCTGGGAGATGTGCGCCGTGGCCCGGCGGCACCTCGTCCCCCCGCACGGCGTCGGGCGGGTGATCGCGCGGCCCTTCGCCGGCGAGCCGGGCGCCTTCGTCCGCACCGCGAGCCGGCGCGACTTCTCCGCGGCGCCTCCCGCCCCCACCTTCCTCGATCGCGCGGTGGCCGCGGGTCTCCGCACGTACGGCGTCGGGAAGATCGTAGATCTCTTCGCCGGCAGGGGGCTTTCGGGATTCGCGTACTCGGCGTCGGACGCGGACGGCGTCGTTCGCACCGCGGGCCGGATGGAGGCGGGGGAAGACGATTTCATCTTCGCGAATCTCGTCGACTTCGACAGCAAGTACGGCCACCGGAGCGACCCGGCGGGTTTCGCGGGAAACCTCCGCGCGCTCGACCGCGCGATCCCGGCGCTCCGCGAGGCGCTCCGGCCCGGCGATCTCCTGTTCCTGACGGCCGACCACGGATGCGATCCTTCGGACGCCTCGACCGACCACACGCGCGAGGAGGTCCCGTTCCTCGTCGCCGGGCCGGCCGTCCGCTCCGGCGCGGAGCTCGGCACGCGAACGACGTTCGCCGATCTCGCGGCGACGCTCGAGGAATGGTTCGGGATTCCCCCCGGTCCGGAAGGCACGAGCGCGCTCGCCGACATCGTTCGATGA
- the thiD gene encoding bifunctional hydroxymethylpyrimidine kinase/phosphomethylpyrimidine kinase — MTAPLPVALTIAGVDPGGGAGIVADLMTFAAHRVFGTVAVAAITVQNTRGITRTQAVAAALLSEQIAAILSDAAPRAVKVGMLGNAANVSATARALRKGKAKNVVLDPIVHATSGARLLSPLALAAMKRELFPIAALVTPNLPEAAAIAGFAIRDEGDLRLAAGVLADLGAQAVLIKGGHAEGREIRDLFFDGRKFIDFRNFRIDTEATHGTGCTLSSAIAANLARGAPMADAVRDGIEYLRRALGRGLFPGKGKGTPGHF; from the coding sequence ATGACGGCCCCTCTCCCGGTGGCGCTCACGATCGCGGGCGTCGATCCGGGCGGAGGCGCGGGAATCGTCGCCGATCTGATGACTTTCGCGGCGCACCGGGTGTTCGGCACCGTCGCCGTCGCCGCGATCACCGTCCAGAACACGCGAGGGATCACCCGGACCCAGGCGGTCGCGGCCGCCCTGCTCTCCGAACAGATCGCCGCGATCCTCTCCGACGCCGCGCCTCGCGCCGTCAAGGTCGGGATGCTCGGGAACGCCGCGAACGTCTCCGCGACCGCGCGCGCCCTGCGGAAGGGAAAGGCGAAGAACGTCGTGCTCGACCCCATCGTCCACGCGACGTCGGGCGCGCGGTTGCTCTCCCCCCTCGCGCTCGCGGCGATGAAACGGGAGCTCTTCCCGATCGCCGCGCTCGTGACTCCCAACCTTCCGGAGGCGGCGGCGATCGCGGGTTTTGCGATCCGCGACGAGGGAGATCTCCGCCTCGCGGCCGGCGTGCTCGCGGACCTCGGCGCGCAGGCGGTCCTGATCAAGGGCGGGCACGCGGAAGGGCGCGAAATCCGGGACCTCTTCTTCGACGGACGGAAGTTCATCGATTTCCGGAACTTCCGGATCGATACCGAGGCAACGCACGGCACGGGCTGCACTCTCTCCTCGGCGATCGCGGCCAACCTCGCCCGCGGCGCGCCGATGGCCGATGCGGTTCGCGATGGAATCGAGTATCTCCGGAGGGCGCTGGGGCGGGGATTGTTTCCGGGAAAGGGAAAGGGCACTCCCGGACATTTCTAG
- the galK gene encoding galactokinase, whose translation MSADLSFSDLFGRVPECRAEAPGRVNLMGDHTDYNAGFVFPAAIPQRTEVELARSAGKRVRAWSREIGSGVEEFALGAEKRGRGWLDYVQAVTFVAAAEPLPIGGFEVRITSSIPPGSGLSSSAALSVSLLRALRDAFALPLGDRELAILARRAENEFIGAPVGMMDPMAVTFATPDRAMFLDTRDLEFELVPLPRAAELAVVHSGVAHRNETGGYKTRRAECTLAAARLGVETLRELGPEDLPRIDLLEPPLNRRARHVVTENERVLETVAAFRDERIDDAGRAFFESHRSLAEDFEVSTPEIDAMIDLARSEPGILGARITGGGFGGAVVMLARRGEAARASRAIAAKYDGLTRKRAAVLVPAT comes from the coding sequence ATGTCGGCTGACCTCTCCTTTTCCGATCTCTTCGGGCGCGTGCCCGAGTGCCGCGCCGAGGCGCCGGGCCGGGTGAACCTGATGGGCGACCACACCGACTACAACGCCGGATTCGTGTTTCCGGCCGCGATTCCGCAGCGCACCGAAGTCGAGCTCGCCCGGTCGGCCGGAAAACGGGTTCGGGCCTGGAGCCGCGAGATCGGCTCCGGGGTCGAGGAATTCGCGCTCGGCGCCGAGAAGCGCGGCCGGGGCTGGCTCGACTACGTCCAGGCGGTGACGTTCGTCGCCGCCGCCGAGCCCCTCCCGATCGGCGGCTTCGAAGTGCGGATCACGTCGTCGATCCCTCCGGGCAGCGGGCTCTCCTCGAGCGCGGCGCTCTCCGTCTCGCTCCTTCGCGCCCTGCGCGACGCCTTCGCCCTCCCGCTCGGCGACCGCGAGCTGGCGATCCTCGCCCGCCGGGCGGAGAACGAGTTCATCGGCGCGCCCGTGGGCATGATGGATCCGATGGCCGTGACGTTCGCGACCCCGGATCGCGCGATGTTCCTCGACACCCGCGACCTCGAATTCGAGCTCGTTCCTCTTCCGCGCGCCGCCGAGCTCGCCGTCGTGCACTCGGGCGTTGCCCACCGCAACGAGACCGGCGGCTACAAGACCCGCCGGGCCGAATGCACGCTGGCCGCGGCGCGGCTCGGCGTCGAGACTCTTCGCGAGCTCGGGCCGGAAGACCTGCCCCGGATCGACCTCCTCGAGCCGCCGCTCAACCGGCGGGCCCGCCACGTCGTGACCGAGAACGAGCGCGTCCTCGAGACCGTCGCCGCGTTCCGCGACGAGCGGATCGACGATGCGGGCCGGGCGTTCTTCGAATCCCACCGGTCGCTCGCCGAGGACTTCGAAGTCTCGACGCCGGAGATCGACGCGATGATCGACCTCGCGCGCTCGGAGCCGGGAATCCTCGGGGCGAGGATCACGGGCGGCGGCTTCGGCGGCGCCGTCGTGATGCTCGCCCGGCGGGGAGAGGCGGCGCGCGCGTCGCGGGCGATCGCCGCGAAATACGACGGGCTGACGCGAAAGCGGGCCGCGGTCCTGGTTCCGGCGACCTGA
- a CDS encoding septal ring lytic transglycosylase RlpA family protein, with product MKRSSASPAPSVLLLAALAIFAGACGRKPSPSTAPRARPAPPPPAAAGATEEGVASWYGGNDGFEGKPTASGEIFDGRKMTAAHRTLPLGTWVDVENVRTGQTARVRINDRGPFAKGRILDLSRVAAEKLGVVGPGTARVRVTVVEAGPPVPDVSATGWWSVQIGSFASAWRAETLAGKARAAGHRVVTEPFDGLTRVKVGPLPSKADAQAELSRLESEGYEGILVPAPAP from the coding sequence CTGAAGCGGAGCTCCGCCTCTCCCGCTCCGTCCGTTCTCCTTCTCGCCGCGCTGGCCATCTTCGCCGGCGCGTGCGGCCGAAAACCCTCGCCGTCGACGGCCCCCCGCGCCCGCCCGGCTCCCCCGCCGCCGGCCGCGGCCGGAGCGACCGAAGAGGGCGTCGCGTCGTGGTACGGCGGCAACGACGGCTTCGAAGGCAAACCGACCGCTTCCGGCGAGATCTTCGACGGCCGGAAGATGACCGCCGCCCACCGCACGCTGCCGCTCGGGACGTGGGTCGACGTCGAGAACGTCCGGACCGGGCAGACCGCGCGGGTGCGGATCAACGACCGCGGACCGTTCGCGAAGGGAAGGATCCTCGACCTCTCGAGAGTCGCCGCCGAAAAGCTCGGGGTCGTCGGCCCCGGAACGGCGCGGGTCCGCGTGACCGTCGTGGAGGCCGGCCCGCCGGTGCCCGACGTCTCGGCGACCGGCTGGTGGAGCGTGCAGATCGGCTCGTTCGCCTCGGCGTGGAGGGCGGAGACGCTGGCCGGAAAGGCCCGCGCCGCGGGGCACCGCGTCGTCACCGAGCCTTTCGACGGCCTGACCCGGGTGAAGGTCGGGCCGCTTCCGTCGAAGGCGGACGCGCAGGCCGAGCTCTCGCGCCTCGAAAGCGAAGGGTACGAGGGCATCCTGGTTCCGGCTCCGGCGCCTTAG
- a CDS encoding glycoside hydrolase family 2 TIM barrel-domain containing protein: MSGMATSHGHGYPRPQMSRGRWISLDGPWDFAIDAENRWRTPRPVTWERRITVPFSPETPASGIGDTGLYRAVWYRRRVAAPPLAEDERLLLHFGAVDHIASVFWNGTMVGRHVGGYTPFTIDLTHLLAGDGEHELVVRAEDDPADLAKPRGKQDWKLEPHGIWYPRTTGIWQTVWMEVVPPRFFEFLRWTPNVERWEIGVETAIRGGPSDDLTVAYRLHARGELLAEDTCRVVAGEVHRRIVLSDPGIDDYRNELLWSPARPTLIDAEIELRDPSGRVLDRLESYTAIRAIGTQGDRFMLNGRPFPLRMVLDQGYWPETGLTAPDDEALRRDVLLVKHMGFNGVRKHQKVEDPRYLYWADRLGILVWEEMPSAYRFTRDSVERLTREWLDVLNRDVSHPCIVAWVPFNESWGVPNLPENPAERDYVQALYHLTKTIDPTRPVIGNDGWESVATDILGVHDYDTDPDRLARRYQTEEVLPSLLRRERPGGRLLVLKEHARQPLMLSEFGGITIDLGAVHHWGYRRVPTAEAFEQLYRRLLAAVRGLDVLAGFCYTQFADTYQETNGLLYADRTPKIPFESIAEATGIVPEAKDTGASTPDATRLKARMALPGGSPDEPAESEEIPSAALPPAGSSV, translated from the coding sequence ATGAGCGGAATGGCGACCAGTCACGGCCACGGATATCCGCGGCCCCAGATGAGTCGCGGCCGCTGGATCTCGCTCGACGGCCCCTGGGATTTCGCGATCGACGCCGAAAACCGCTGGAGGACTCCTCGCCCGGTGACCTGGGAGCGGCGGATCACGGTGCCTTTCTCCCCTGAAACGCCCGCCAGCGGAATCGGCGACACCGGCCTGTATCGCGCCGTCTGGTACCGCCGCCGCGTCGCGGCGCCGCCGCTCGCCGAGGACGAACGGCTCCTCCTCCATTTCGGCGCCGTCGATCACATCGCCTCCGTCTTCTGGAACGGCACGATGGTCGGCAGACACGTCGGGGGCTACACGCCCTTCACGATCGACCTCACCCACCTCCTCGCGGGAGACGGCGAGCACGAGCTCGTCGTCCGCGCGGAAGACGACCCGGCCGACCTCGCCAAGCCCCGGGGGAAGCAGGACTGGAAGCTCGAGCCGCACGGCATCTGGTATCCGCGGACGACCGGAATCTGGCAGACCGTCTGGATGGAGGTCGTCCCGCCCCGCTTCTTCGAATTTCTCCGCTGGACGCCGAACGTCGAGCGGTGGGAGATCGGCGTCGAAACGGCGATCCGCGGCGGCCCGAGCGACGATCTGACGGTCGCCTATCGCCTCCACGCGCGCGGCGAGCTGCTCGCCGAGGACACGTGCCGCGTCGTCGCCGGAGAGGTCCACCGGCGGATCGTGCTCTCCGACCCGGGAATCGACGATTACCGCAACGAGCTCCTCTGGAGCCCGGCGCGCCCGACCCTGATCGATGCGGAGATCGAGCTGAGGGACCCCTCGGGCCGCGTCCTCGATCGGCTCGAGAGCTACACCGCGATCCGAGCGATCGGCACGCAGGGCGACCGCTTCATGCTGAACGGCCGGCCGTTTCCGCTTCGGATGGTGCTCGACCAGGGATACTGGCCCGAGACCGGCCTGACCGCCCCCGACGACGAGGCGCTCCGCCGGGACGTGCTGCTCGTCAAGCACATGGGCTTCAACGGCGTGCGCAAGCATCAGAAGGTCGAGGATCCCCGCTACCTCTACTGGGCGGACCGGCTGGGAATCCTCGTCTGGGAGGAGATGCCGAGCGCGTACCGATTCACGCGCGACTCGGTCGAACGGCTGACCCGGGAGTGGCTCGACGTGCTCAACCGGGACGTCAGCCATCCGTGCATCGTGGCGTGGGTTCCCTTCAACGAATCGTGGGGAGTTCCGAACCTTCCCGAGAATCCCGCGGAGCGCGACTACGTGCAGGCGCTCTATCACCTGACGAAGACGATCGATCCGACCCGCCCGGTCATCGGCAACGACGGATGGGAGAGTGTCGCGACCGACATCCTCGGGGTCCACGATTACGACACGGATCCCGACCGGCTCGCGCGCCGATACCAGACCGAAGAGGTGCTCCCGAGTCTGCTGCGGCGGGAGAGGCCCGGCGGGCGGCTCCTCGTGCTGAAGGAGCACGCGCGCCAGCCGCTGATGCTCTCGGAATTCGGCGGGATCACGATCGATCTCGGCGCCGTCCACCACTGGGGTTATCGACGCGTGCCGACGGCCGAAGCGTTCGAACAGCTCTATCGCCGCCTCCTCGCCGCGGTGCGGGGCCTCGACGTGCTCGCGGGCTTCTGTTACACGCAGTTCGCCGACACGTATCAGGAGACCAACGGCCTCCTCTACGCGGACCGCACCCCGAAGATTCCGTTTGAGTCGATCGCCGAAGCGACCGGGATCGTTCCGGAAGCGAAGGACACGGGAGCGTCGACTCCCGACGCCACCCGGCTCAAGGCGCGAATGGCGCTCCCCGGCGGCTCGCCGGACGAGCCCGCGGAGAGCGAAGAGATCCCGTCCGCCGCGCTTCCGCCGGCGGGCTCGTCGGTGTAG